Below is a window of Vicinamibacteria bacterium DNA.
CCGCGTGGCTTCTCGACGATTACGGCGACCTCGGAAACCGGGAAAAGGTGCTCCTAGCTTACCGCCTCTTCGACGAAGCGACGGAGGGGATCCAGGGTATCTACGCGAAATGAGAGTCGGAACCGCTCTCGCATTGGCGCTTTCGTGGGCGGCCACGAGCGAGGCGCACAAGCCGTCGACGACCGAATTCACCTACCATCGAGATATCTACCCCATCTTTTTCGAGAAATGCGGGTCATGCCACCGAACCGGAGGAGTCGCCCCGATGTCGCTTCTGCGATACAAGGACGCCTATCCTTGGGCGGCGTCCATCAAGAACGAGTTATTGAAGCTCGCGATGCCTCCCTGGTTCGCCGATGAACGCTACGGAACGTTCAAGCACGGGCTAGGACTCACCGGAAAGGAGCTCGACACCGTCGTCGATTGGTGCTTGGGGGGGACGCCGGAAGGCGACGCGGTCGAGGGGATCGGCGATGAGGAAGCGGCATCCGGATGGCCGCTCGGCGAGCCCGATCGGGAGCTTTCGATGAACGAGCCCGTCATCCTTGGCCCGGAGCAGTCCGAGGCCGTGCGCGAGCTCAGGCTCGGGGAGTTGGCCCAGGAAGGGCACCTGCGGGCCATCGATGTGAGACCGGGCGCTCCGAGCGTCGTGCGATCGGCGCTCGTTTTCGCCGGGGACTCGTTGATCGGGGCCTGGACCGCGGGGACGAGACCCGAATCGCTGTCGGGTGGACGCGGCTTTCGCGTCCCCAAAGGCTCCCCGATCACCCTTCGATTGAGGTACCGGAAGACCTGGCTCGACGAGGGAAGTACCGTCGAGGACGTCTCCACCCTCGCCCTTTATTTTCAAGATGAGATCGAAGCTCGGGTCGAGCCCCTGAGCGTCGATCCCGGCGGTCATACGCTGGAGCGTGATGTCGAGGTGCTGGCACTGGTGCCACGCGTGGAGGAACGAAGCCCGACGTTTCTGGCCGAAGCAACCAAGCCGGATGGCTCGCGAGAACCGCTCATCCGATTGAACGAGCCTAACCCCGACTTCCCCCGCGCCTACTGGCTCGAGACACCTCTGTACTTGCCGAGCGGCACCCGAGTCGACTCCTCCCACTCACTGGTTCTGAACGTCGTTTTTCGATAGCGCCGTTCGCGGGCCCCGCAGTCTAGAGTTACTCAACGCCCTGGCGGGACCCGCCATCGACCAGCCGCCACGGCTCGGGATGCTTACGGCGCGGCCAGCGCGCCGGGCTCGCTCCGCTCGCGCAGGGGTGGGTTGAGTTTTTTCATCACCCTGCCAGCTCTCAAATCAGCAGACGGTAGGCGTGGAGCAGCATCGCCGCGTAGGCGCCACTGACGAGGTCGTCGAGGACGATGCCCCACGGCCCGCTCAACTGGCGATCGATCTGCCGAGCCGGAGGCACCTTGATGATGTCGATGACCCGGAAGAGGAGAAACCCGACGACCGCCGTGTGCCAGAGAGGACCGTAGGGATAGAGCAGGGGCACCATTAGGTAACCAGCGACCTCGTCGAGGACGAAATGGCTCGGGTCTTTCTCCCGCCAATAGTCGACCGCCCACGGGGTCAGAACGTGATTAGCGAGGATCGTGGCGATCAGGGCACCGAGGAGAGCCCAGGGGAGCATGGCCCGAGAAAGAGAAAAGAAGGCGACGACGTGGATGACGACGCCTAGAAGAGCTCCGAAGCTTCCCGGCGCGACAGGAGCGAGGCCGAGCCCTAGAGCACTCCCGACGGCGAGGCGAATGGTGTCGCGCGCGTCCATGGGAGAAGCATTCTTTCAAACCGACGGCGTGGAAGGCCAGAAGAATTGATCATCCCGCTGGCCAGGCGGCCGAAGCCACACGCAGGTAGTTCTCGCCCAGGATCTTGTGAATATCGTCGTCGGTGTAACCCCGCGCCCCGAGCCGGTCGGCGAATGATGCAATCTCCGCGTAATCGGAAAACCCGTCGAGGTTGCGACGCGGCGAGCGAGGATCGCCCGTGACCTTGTCAGCGTACTCGGCAAAGGGGTTGCCGTAGTCCGGTGCGCCCCACGGGTCGGGCTCGTGCAGAGGATAGCTTCCCAGCGACATGTCGGTACCGATACCGACGTGATCCGTTCCGCCGGTGAGGTTGGCCACATGGTCGATCATGTCGATGAACTCGTCGACCGTCGGTTGATGGGCCGTTCCCGGTCGCATCACCAACGGGCCCCAGGGGGCAAGGCAGATCACACCGCCTCTCGTGGCGCAGGCGCGGATCTGCTCGTCGTCGATGTTTCGCCGGTTCGGCGCGATGGCGCTCGGGTTCGAGTGGCTGAATACGACCGGGTGAGAGCTCCGGTCGATGAGCTCGAGCGTCGAGCGCTTCCCGGTGTGGGTTCCATCGAGGAGGATGCCGACCCGGTTACATTCCTCGACGACACGTTCGCCCAAGCGGGAGAGACCTCCTTCGGTTCGGTCCAGGCACCCGTCGGCGA
It encodes the following:
- a CDS encoding cytochrome c; this translates as MRVGTALALALSWAATSEAHKPSTTEFTYHRDIYPIFFEKCGSCHRTGGVAPMSLLRYKDAYPWAASIKNELLKLAMPPWFADERYGTFKHGLGLTGKELDTVVDWCLGGTPEGDAVEGIGDEEAASGWPLGEPDRELSMNEPVILGPEQSEAVRELRLGELAQEGHLRAIDVRPGAPSVVRSALVFAGDSLIGAWTAGTRPESLSGGRGFRVPKGSPITLRLRYRKTWLDEGSTVEDVSTLALYFQDEIEARVEPLSVDPGGHTLERDVEVLALVPRVEERSPTFLAEATKPDGSREPLIRLNEPNPDFPRAYWLETPLYLPSGTRVDSSHSLVLNVVFR
- a CDS encoding phosphatidylglycerophosphatase A is translated as MDARDTIRLAVGSALGLGLAPVAPGSFGALLGVVIHVVAFFSLSRAMLPWALLGALIATILANHVLTPWAVDYWREKDPSHFVLDEVAGYLMVPLLYPYGPLWHTAVVGFLLFRVIDIIKVPPARQIDRQLSGPWGIVLDDLVSGAYAAMLLHAYRLLI
- a CDS encoding membrane dipeptidase, whose translation is MNDRRHGGFHTVLDEELSYLFVDATMQIWPDAELDKAHRHGVTAYVVTACRPHDEFADVVRDLSDWHRLARGRENLLVAQTVASIRHARATGKAALVLAAQGGDFIGRELHRVEAAARLGLRQLLLAYNATNQLADGCLDRTEGGLSRLGERVVEECNRVGILLDGTHTGKRSTLELIDRSSHPVVFSHSNPSAIAPNRRNIDDEQIRACATRGGVICLAPWGPLVMRPGTAHQPTVDEFIDMIDHVANLTGGTDHVGIGTDMSLGSYPLHEPDPWGAPDYGNPFAEYADKVTGDPRSPRRNLDGFSDYAEIASFADRLGARGYTDDDIHKILGENYLRVASAAWPAG